A DNA window from Fodinibius sp. Rm-B-1B1-1 contains the following coding sequences:
- a CDS encoding ABC transporter permease, translating into MDAFIGFVTKEFKQIYRDKRTLLVLFGMPIIQMLLFGFAIRNEVEDAKVMVLDASRDEVTQQIISKVDASKYFTIEGHIQRYDAIEDLFQQGEIDEVLVFESDFARKLQRDEQPAVHIITDASNPNLAQLIQQYSSSIIVDYQQRMSDDDRIQQGGIGTNVNMLFNPQLESVNLFVPGLIAVILMLISALMTSISITREKEMGNMEILLVSPLRPAQIIIGKVLPYLVLAFVNVLTVLVMARWVFTVPFRGSYSLFLAESLLFIFTALALGVYISTRADDQQTAMMASLAGLLLPTVLLSGFIFPISSMPVILQWISNLIPARWFLVIVRSIMLKDSGLLLLWKETLILVIMTVGFIALSVKNFKIRLE; encoded by the coding sequence GTTGCTCTTTGGCTTTGCCATCCGCAATGAAGTGGAAGATGCCAAAGTAATGGTATTGGATGCCTCCCGCGATGAAGTGACGCAACAGATTATCAGTAAAGTTGATGCCTCTAAATATTTTACGATAGAAGGGCATATTCAGCGCTATGATGCAATTGAAGACCTTTTTCAGCAGGGCGAAATTGATGAGGTGTTGGTTTTTGAATCTGATTTTGCCCGTAAGTTGCAGCGGGATGAGCAGCCTGCAGTACATATTATTACGGATGCTTCCAATCCCAATTTAGCGCAACTTATCCAGCAGTATTCATCGTCCATAATTGTGGATTACCAGCAACGAATGTCGGATGATGACCGGATACAGCAAGGAGGGATTGGGACAAACGTCAATATGCTGTTTAATCCCCAGTTGGAAAGCGTAAATTTATTTGTACCGGGACTTATTGCCGTAATTTTGATGCTTATTTCTGCTTTGATGACCTCCATTTCGATCACGCGAGAAAAAGAGATGGGCAATATGGAGATTTTACTGGTTTCGCCCCTGCGTCCGGCCCAGATCATCATTGGCAAAGTGCTGCCATATTTGGTATTGGCCTTTGTAAATGTGCTCACGGTTTTAGTCATGGCACGATGGGTTTTTACTGTTCCGTTCCGGGGTTCCTACTCCTTGTTCCTGGCAGAATCTCTGCTGTTTATTTTTACAGCGTTGGCACTGGGGGTTTATATATCTACTCGGGCAGATGATCAGCAAACAGCTATGATGGCTTCGCTGGCGGGCTTGTTACTGCCCACCGTGCTGCTGTCCGGATTTATTTTCCCGATTTCAAGTATGCCGGTAATACTTCAGTGGATTAGCAACCTTATTCCGGCCCGTTGGTTTTTGGTAATTGTCAGAAGCATTATGCTCAAAGATTCCGGCTTGTTACTGCTATGGAAAGAAACGCTTATTCTGGTGATCATGACGGTTGGATTTATCGCTTTAAGCGTCAAAAATTTTAAAATCAGGTTAGAATAA